In Paenibacillus durus, the DNA window TGAAGATCGACTGGAAGAAGCTTTACGAGATTACGAGCAGCCATGATTATGGCGAAATTTTTATTGGGGACATCAAAACGCCGGTTAAACATTCCTCCCCGCAGCTTCGGGCGCTGATGCAGCAGGTGGAAGAGGGGATGGTACACCATTTTATCGAAGAAAACATCCCGCTCGAATTCAAAAGCATCTTCTACAACCAACTGCGCGAGGGCAAGGATGATTCGGTGGAAGGGCGCATTCTTGAAGTCGCCGACAAGCTGGATCAGGTGTACGAGGCGTTCGCCGAGCTGCAAAAGGGCAATACGGAGAAGGAATTTATTACGATGTACCGCAGCGCCCTGATGAAGATCAAGGATATCCCGCTGCACTGCGTCGGTTATTTTCTCGACCGCATCCTGCCGGATCTCGTAAACGAAGAAACGATGTCTCCCGTCGACATCAGACGGATAACGGAAGAAGCATTGGCCAATTAGTATCAGATGAAACCGGTGAATTTTAAGCAGAGAGGGCCTAACACGCGGTTAGGCTCTCTTTACTCTGTTCTAAAGCATTTTCTCCATGATCATCACGTCGATCGGCTTACTGTCAATGACCCCTTGTTTTTCGAAGACACCTACCTCGCGGTAACCCATTTTCCGGTATAACCCTTGGCCCATCTGATTAAAGGGGAAGGTAAACAGCACGATTTTGTAAAAAGAGGATGCTTTCGCTGTATGCTCCAAGGCTTGAAGAAGGGAACTTCCGACGCCCTGTCCGCGGGATTCGCGTTCAATATAAATGGAGAGGTCGGCAACACCGCTATAAGCGCAGCGGTGGGAATACGGATTAAGGGCAGCCCAGCCGACAACCGCGCTGTCCCTTTCAGCTACCAGGACGGTGTAACGGCCCTGATGTTCCTGTAACCAAGCTTCCATGTAGGCCGTATCTTTGGTTTCCGTTTCCAGTGTCGCAATGCGGTCTTCAATCCCCTGATTATAGATGCGAAGAATATTCGCGATATCTTTTGAAGCTGCTTCCCGAATCGTAACGGTCGACTCCATAAGCATTCTCCTATCGGTATCATTATTTTTTGGTTGCTTTAATGACGGCGGAGACCAGATAATCCTGCACATTGGCACCGGGAACCCAATCTTTAATGAAGGTTCTGGATTCATCCTTCGGTTCGATGGAAATGCCGGTAAAACCGCTTTGCCGCAGCATGGATTCGAGATTCATGATCGGCGAGGCTCCCGAAATACACCCTGTGTATAGTTCGTCTATATTGTCCGTGATTTCCGGCGGGAGTTCCGCCGTGGCCACGACGTCGGAAATAGCAAGCCGGCCGCCGGGCTTTAGGACCCGGAACGCTTCATGGAATACCTGCTGCTTATCAGGGGAAAGGTTAATCACGCAGTTCGAGATAATAACATCAACGGATTGATCGGCAAGCGGAAGGTGCTCAATTTCACCGAGCCGGAATTCGGTATTGGCGAACCGGCCTTTGTCGGCAGTGTTCCGGGCGCGGCTGATCATCTCTGGAGTCATATCGACGCCGATGACCTTGCCGCTGTCTCCAACCTGGCGGGAAGCGAGGAAGCAATCAAAGCCTCCGCCGCTGCCGAGATCGAGTACCGTTTCACTGGCCTTTAGCTCAGCAATCGCTTGAGGATTGCCGCAGCCGAGTCCCAAATTGGCGCCTTCCGGTACGGCGGACAACTCATCATTGGAATAGCCAAGTCTGGCGGAGATCGCATCATAGTCGGTTGGACCGCCGCAGCAGCTGCTAGAGCTTCCGGCAGAACTGCAGGAAGATGGCGCCTCTGCCTTTTTTACCGCGACCTGTTGGTACCGGCTTCTAACCTTCTGACGAATTTGGTCATGGGTAAGTTTGTTCATCATAATCTCTCCTTGTATATGAAATTATACTTGCAAAATGCAATTATAAAAACTGGGAGTATCACCCGGTGACCGGTGCGCAGCATCGGCTTGATTTCCCCATAGCTTCATTAAAAAGCTGTACCGAACGCAGGACCGTTTCTTTTTCAAACTCGGTCATATAGGAGAAGACTTCATCCAGATAACTGTTCATTTGCTGATCAATGGTCGCGGCAATCCTTTTTCCTTCCTCAGTCAGAGACAGGGTGAACACTCTGCGGTCGCTTGGGTCCGGCGTTTTTTTGACAAGATCCATTTTGATCAGGGATTGCACCTGCCGGCTAAAGGTGGTAACATCCGTTCCCAGCGTCTCCGCAACCTGCTGCATAGAAGGATTGTTCCGGCGTTCCACTTCGTGGAGCAGATGGCTTTGAGCCAGTGACAGGTTGCTTCCGCCTACGCTGCAGCAGTCTTTATTCAGCAAACCCAGGCGTCTGGTCATGATTTGGAACAATTCGCGTGCATTTTCCATTAGCTTCACCTCATAGATTAGTTATATCGCAAATATTTGCAAAGTGCAAGTATAGTTTTCTGCTTTTCTCAGCGCCGGTATCTAGGCTCATGGTATAATTGTATAAGTAAATCATTGCACGAGGCAGAATGCGAGGGTGATCATTATATTTTTTACATTAAGAGATATTAGAGACCTCTGTGGAGAAACCTTTTATAAACGGGGCATGTCCTATTATAAGGCTGGACGTGTTAATAAACTGACATTTCATGAGAATGAGAATAGTTATACGGCCCAGGTCAAGGGGAGCATATCATATAAGGTGCAAATTAATATTGATAGTGAAGGAGATATGGAAGTAGATTGTACCTGTCCCGCCTACGAAGACTATGGCTGCTGCAAACATGCGGCGGCGACACTGATTGCGATCAACACGCTTCAGCAAAAGGGTTCAACCGGCGGCAAGCACCAAAATTCAGCGCAATCCGCTCTTTTTTCTGCTGTCCCGGCCCAAGCTCCAGCGACGGGTTCGAAGCTTGTTCAGGCCAAAACCGTGGCCAAACCTTCTTATCGACAGGCAGAACAGTTCATCTCCTTATTCAATGGGACGCCTGTAGATATGGGCAAGGATATTAACATGATATCCTCTGGCCGTGAACAGCTGCAGTTTGAGTTTATAATTAAAGTCCAGAACACGCCGAGCAGTATAGGTTTGTCCCTTGAAATGAGAATGGGGCTCAAGCGTCTCTACGTCGTTTCCAAAATCAAACAGTTCCTTGAGTGCATGGAGCAGCGCAAACCCATGTATTTTACAAGCCAGTTCACCTTTGATCAGGAAAAGCAGTGTATAAATGATGCGGATATCGAGTTCCTAAGTGTTCTGGTTCTTATGAAGAATACCGAGAAAATCTATAAAAGAACGGGCGTCGGTTATTATAGTTATCCTGGAACACCGGACGGGAGAGCCATGGTTATTTCTCCTCTGGCATGGGACAAGCTAAAACCGCTTTTTTCCAAAGTAAATGCCGTACTTGAGGGAACTGGACATCCGGGAGCGCGGGTAGAATTACTAAATGAAGCTCCTCCACTCAGCTTTTCGATCGGCAAAGGCGGAACGGAAGGGTATGCCCTGACGGTCTCCGGCTTGGATAAGCTGCTGCTGCTTCCGGATCATTCCTGCCTTATATCGGATGGACGAATCTATAATCAGGACGCAACTAACATAGACCGAATTGCGCAATTACAGCAGAATTTCTCCGCCTCCAAACGGATGGATCTATCTCCTCTGCAAATGGAGCCGTTGGTTCAACGAGTCCTGCCCGCCTTGAGGTTAATGGGAACCGTTAAAGTAAAAAAAGAGGTCAAGGAAAGAATAGTCGAACCTGAACTTGAGCCCAAACTTTTTCTGGACTATGAGAATGGCGAATTAACCGCCCGGGTTGAATTTCATTATGATGCCATCCTGATCAATCCTTTAATTAAAGATCAAGCCTTCATAGAAAATAACAACATTATTCTGGTAAGAAATTTGCAGCTGGAAGACCATATCATTGACGTTATGGACCAGTCATCTATGCGCAGGAAGGAAGAGCTGTGGGCTGCCGGAAGCGAGTCCGGAATTTATGAAGCGCTTTATGAACTGATTCCTTTATTGGAGGACAGTACCGCCATATTTTTGACCCAAGCCGTACAAAATCTTGTTCAGGAGCGTAAGCCCTATCCCAAAGTCAGCGCCGATTTAAGTGAAGGACTTGACTGGCTCAATATCTCGTTCGAGCTGGAGGGATTGGATGAGAAGGAAATCATTCGTGTGATGCAGGCAATCGTTGAGAAAAAGAAATATATCCGGCTTCGCAGTGGCGCTTTTTTATCTCTTGAAGAGGAGTATTTCAATGATTTTCGCATGGTGGCAGACCATCTGAATATTGGCAAAAAAGACCTTCGGGCAGCGACGATACGATTCCCCTCTGTACATGCGCTTCAGCTCCCGGAGCGGGAGAAATCATCTAAACATTTAAAATGGGGCAAGTCGCTTCGGCTTTTTCTGGAACAGCTAAAGGAGCCGGAAAATATGGACTTCGAGCTCCCTGTCCACATGGCGTCCGTTCTCCGCGATTATCAGGTAAGAGGCTTTCAATGGATGAAGACACTATCAAGGTTCCGGTTCGGAGGGATTCTGGCTGATGATATGGGCCTCGGAAAAACCATTCAGAGTATCGCCTACATCTGCTCCGAGCTTGCCGAGATCTCAGACCAATCCCGGATTTTGATCATCTGTCCAGCCTCGCTGACGTATAATTGGGCCAATGAATTTGCGCGGTTTGCTCCAGAGGTCAGAGTTCTTGTAGCGGCCGGGCAAAAGGCGGAGCGAAGCGAATTGCTGGAAGGAATGGAAGAGGCCGACGTGGTTATCACCTCTTATCCGCTTTTGCGAAGAGATATTGAACTTTACTCCGGTAAAACATTCCATGCGCTGATCCTGGATGAGGCACAGGCGATCAAGAATGCGGCTTCCCAAACGGCTCAGGCTGTAAAGTCCATCACAGCGGCGAGAAAATTTGCTTTAACAGGAACGCCTATTGAGAATTCACTGGATGAACTGGGCGCTATTTTCAGTGTGGTCTTCCCGCTCTTGTTCTCCGGCAGAAAAGCTTTTAAAGAACTCCCGGTAGAGCGCATTTCCGCTATCGTGTCTCCTTTTATTTTGCGGCGGCTGAAAAAAGAGGTACTGGAGGAATTGCCCGACCGTATTGAGACGGTGCAGCGTACCGAACTGCTGGACGAGCAGAAAAAAATCTATCTCGCCTACTTGTCCAAGCATCGGGAGGAGACGGAACAAGACTTGCAGGCCGAGGGCTTCCAGAAGAGCCGCATGAAAATATTGGCGGGCATCACGCGTTTGCGGCAGATTTGTTGTCATCCGGCACTTTTTATCGAGAACTATGAGGGGGGTTCCGGCAAACTTGAACAGCTGCTGGAGACAGTGAAGGAATGCCAGGCTTCCGGAAAAAGGATGCTTGTATTTTCTCAATTTTCAAGCATGCTGAAATTGATTCGGCAAAGCTTGGAGGCTGCCGGTATCCTGCCATTTTACCTTGATGGCGCAACACCTGCGGGGGAGCGCGTGGAAATGTGCCGGCATTTTAACGAAGGCGAAGGGGATGCCTTTCTAATTTCACTTAAGGCTGGCGGAACCGGACTTAATCTGACGGGCGCTGATACCGTTATCCTGTATGATTTATGGTGGAACCCTGCGGTGGAGGAACAAGCGATTGGACGTGCGCATCGTATGGGACAACGAAGTGTAGTTCAGGTCATACGCATGGTAACGGAAGGCTCAATAGAGGAGAAGATTCTGGAGCTGCAGCAGCGTAAGAAAGATTTAATTGAGGAAGTCATTGAAGCGGGAGAGAACTCCGTCAGCAGATTGTCCGAACAGGATATCCGTGAAATGCTATACATAAACGGACCGGTACGCTGGGAGTGTTGATCCCGGATATTTCCAATCTCACCTCAGCCCTTCCGGCCAAGAGGTGCGGGAACAATATTACAAGCCGAATGTGCCATAGGCCTTTTGCGAATACATGTCAAGGCAAACCAGGCATAGCATGAATTCGGACTGGAAGCAGGTCATCACGCATTGTGCGTTAACACCTGCTTCTTTTTGTTAATTATCATAAACCATTTTTCTATATTGCGATGGAGAATAGTGCTTGTACTCTCTAAATTTACGAATAAAATAGCTGAAGTTTTCAAAACCCACCATCAAGGAAATCTCTAATACTTTTAACTCGCTATTTTTTAGCAGTCTCGCTGCTTTTTCACAACGGTATTCATTAATATACGTAACTGGATTTTTCCCTACAGCTATTTGAAAGTATTTTGAGAAATAATTTTTATTCATTCCTACAAGCGAAGCTAAGTCCTCAAGAAAAATTTTATCATTGTAATGTTCCTCAATATATAGGATCACTTTTTTGATTTTTTCTTGTTTGACTTTTGTATGAAGTCGATTTTCCAGGAAGAGTTTTCTTTCATATAAAAGATCGATGACTTGAAGGAGAATCACTTTAATACGCAAGGATGAGAGCTTGTTTTCCCCCTTTTTTATGTCAATGATATTTCGTAACTTTCCTGATAACTCCTCTTTTGATTCCTTATCTAAATGTATGGCACAAGGAAATTGCAAGGCTCCCGAGGTAATCGGCTTGATAATAGCTTGCTGGCATATGTCTGGATATTCAAAATTCAATAACTGGGGATGAAAAACAATAGCATGATGAATGGATGGACCGCTTGAGGTAACTTGATGCAAGTCTCCAGAATTGATAAAAACAAAATCTCCTTTGGAAACATATATAATTTCTGAATTGATCGTCACCTCCATTTCTCCCTCTTCAACATAAATAAATTCTAATTCTTCATGCCAGTGATACCCTACATAATAATCGGTTTTACGTACCTTACTGTATATATGCAACGGAAAAGACGGAGTGCCATGAATAGAATTTTCTTTTAAAGATGATTTCATTCTTATTTTCTCCTTAAAAGTGAGAATAGTGTTATAAATTTTGAAAATGTGCAAGAAAGAACTGCTAACATTCATTATACTGAAGACGTTTCCAATTGACAAAAAGGAGAGCAAAAATGAAAGAGATTCAAAAAAAATGGTGGCACAAAAGTGTTATTTATCAAATATATCCCCGTAGCTTCTACGACAGTAATGGCGATGGAGTTGGCGATTTACAAGGCATCATTCAAAAGTTAGACTATGTAAAATTATTAGGCGCCGACGTCATTTGGCTAAGTCCCGTTTATGATTCTCCCAACGTAGACAATGGCTACGATATTAGTGATTATTACTCCATCTTATCGGAATTTGGAACCATGGAAGATATGAATAAATTGTTATTAGAAAGCAGCAAGCGCGGCATTAAAATTATTATGGATCTTGTTGTCAACCATACCTCAGACCAGCATCCGTGGTTTATAGAAGCAAAAAAATCAAAAGACAATCCGTACAGAAATTATTATATTTGGCGCGATCCGGTTAACGGCAAAGAACCCAACGAACTGAAATCGAATTTCGGTGGTTCAGCGTGGCAATTTGATGAAACAACCAACCAATACTATTTGCATTTTTACAGCAAAGAACAGCCCGACTTGGACTGGGAAAACAAAAAAATGCGTAGCAGCATCTGGGATATGATTAACTTTTGGATTAACAAGGGAATCGGCGGCTTCCGTATGGATGTGATTGATTTGATTGGAAAAGATCCCGATAAACAAATAAAAGAAAACGGGCCTAAACTTCATGATTATTTGCAGGAAATGAATCGAAAAACGTTTGGAACCAAAGATTTGTTAACGGTTGGAGAAGCGTGGGGCGCGACAACTGAAGACGGGAAACTGTACTCTGACCCCAAACGCAAGGAATTGAGCATGATCTTTCAGTTTGAACATATTCAGCTAGATAAAATTCCGGGCAAACAAAGATGGGATTTGAAAAAGCTAGAGCTCAATGAACTAAAGCAAGTGTTAAGCAAGTGGCAATATGCTTTAAACGAAGAGGGTTGGAACAGCTTATTTTGGAACAATCACGACCTGCCCCGCATTGTATCGAGATGGGGGAATGACCGTGAATATAGGGTGGAGTCTGCCAAAATGTTGGCCACTTTATTACATGGAATGAAAGGAACCCCCTATATCTACCAGGGAGAAGAAATCGGCATGACAAATGCTGCTTTTGAGTCCATAGAAGATTATATGGATATTGAAACTCAAAATATTTATAAAGAACGAAAAGCAGCCGGTTTTAGCGAAGAAGACATCATGGAATCGCTCTATATGAAAGCAAGAGACAATGCCAGAACCCCAATGCAATGGTCGAATGCAAAAAATGCAGGATTTTCTTCAGGAAAACCATGGATGAAGCTTAATCCCAATTATCCTTCTGTTAATGTAGAAAGCGCTTTATATGATTCGGATTCTGTTTTTTATCATTATCAAAAATTAATCAAGATTCGTAAACAAAATTACACACTTATTTATGGGACCTATCGTCTTCTTGATTCGGAACCCAATATTTATGCTTACGAACGGATACTCGAAAACAAAAAGCTGCTTATTGTATGCAATTTTTACGAACCGGAAGCCACTTTTTCTTACTCTCCCGAAAGTCATTCAGCCGTAAACATTTTAATCAGCAACTACAGCCACTCGAGCAGCGATTTAAAAAACATCACATTGCGTCCGTATGAAGCCATTATATATGAAATCATCTGAAAGAGGGATCAGAATAATGACTAACCACAAATTCGAACGAGCTTCACAGCAAATTCTAGCTGCCGTTGGCGGATCTGAGAACATTATCAGTGCTGCGCATTGCGCGACCCGCCTTCGGTTGGTGTTAAAAGACGAATCCATTGTCAAGACAGAAGAACTGTCAAATATTGATCTTGTAAAAGGCCACTTCAGCAATGGAGGACAATATCAGGTTATTATCGGTGCTGGTACGGTCAATGAAGTGTACCACGCTTTTGTTGAATTAGCAGGTATTAAAGAATCTAGTAAAGATGAGGTTAAAAAAGAAGCCGACAATAAAATGAATGTGGTCCAAAGGCTGGTGAAATTGTTGTCCGACGTATTTGTCCCGATTATCCCGGCACTGGTAGCCGCCGGTTTATTGATGGGTATCAACAACGTTCTGACATCCAGCGGATTATTTTTCAAAGATAGGTCTTTAGTTGATGTGTACCCGAACATAACCGATCTTGCGAACATGATCAATGTGTTTGCTAATGCAGCGTTTGTGTTCCTGCCGATATTAATAGGATTCTCCGCAACAAAAATGTTCGGAGGAAACCCTTATTTAGGAGCTGTCATGGGAATGATCATGGTGCACCCGGATCTTTTAAATGCATATGGATACGGGCAAGCTATTTTGAATAATAAAGTGCCGGTATGGAATGTTTTTGGACTTGAAATTGAAAAAGTGGGCTATCAAGGAACCGTGTTTCCTGTTTTAGCTGCTTCATTTATCCTGGCGCGAGTCGAGAAAAATTTACGTAAGATTGTTCCGTCTTTTCTTGATAACTTATTAACTCCGTTATTAACGGTATTTATCACAAGCTTTCTTACGTTTACTGTAGTTGGCGGTATAATGAGATCTGCCGGGAATCTTTTGGCTGATGGAATGGTTTGGCTGTATGATACACTTGGTTTCTTTGGAGGAGCCGTTTTTGGGTTGATTTTATCTCCTTTGACATTAACGGGTATGCACCATAGTCTTCTTCCGATTGACATTCAGTTAATTGCTGCTGGCGGTTCGTTTTTACTGGCACTTGTTTCATGCAATAATGTTGCCCAGGGAGGCGCGACATTTGCGGCCATGCTGCTGACAAAAGACGAAAAAATGAAAAGCATTGCGGTTTCTTCCGGAATTTCCGCCCTGCTTGGCATTACGGAACCCGCGATGTTTGGCGTTAACCTGAAAATGAAATATCCATTTTATGCCGCTATGATCGGTTCAGCTTTTGGATGTGCCTTTGTAGCATTCAATCACATTTTAAACGCAGCCCCCGGACCTGCTGGACTGATCGGGTTTGTCAGTATTCAAGCTGGCAGTGTGCTGAACTTTTTAATTGCCGTCTTGATTTCTTTTGTATCGGGATTTGTAATAACGATCATTTTGTCAAAATCAAAAAAACTGAATACAGAATTAAAGCCGGTGAATAAAATCGCTTCTTAAGCATTGCGATTTTTGCCAGCCAGTTAACCGCATCTTCCCTATGCTGAAAAAACTGCAACTCGTACGGGAACTCGTCGATGGTGCCGACAATCCGGTTTAAGCTTGATTTGGCGACGACTTTCTCCGCCCCAATGACGGCGCAGTATTGGATGTCCGAGGCCCGCTTCACCCAGTTTTGGGAAACCAGTCTTCTCGGCTTGAGGGGATTCATAATAAACCATAGCTCTCATGCTCCATTGTTCATCTTTTAATATGTAAACTTCGGCAGCGAGGGTGTCCAGGGAGACTCGGGTCACCAGCCATACCGCATGACCTGTGTTCCTTGGACACCGCCCCCTGACGAGACTTATGGCAATTTGATCACCTCCCGGAAATTGATGCAATTTGCCGCCGTCAGCGAGACCGCCCAGATCAATGGTGGCGAATCCGATTTTATCGTTCATACGAGTGACTTCAGCCTTGGCGGCGGCATCGTCGCCGGAGATGAAGATGACGCGGCGTCCGACAATTTGTGGGTCAGAGCTGAGCACAGCGGGAGTCAGTGTATTGAATCCTTTGACCACCCTTGCGCCGGGAACAAGATCCGATACCACCTCGCTTGATGTTTTTCCTCCAAGATCAGCCACGATGAATTCAGGAGTAATAATCGGGTTCATCGCATCGATCACGATACGTCCGTTCCATTCGGGCAAATCGGCAACCGCTTCTTTCAGATGCTTCCAAGGCAGGGCAATAAACACAATATCGGCGGCTGCGGCTTCCCGAACGGTAACGGCTTTGCTCTTGCCCCCGAGTTTGGCTACCAGCGGAGCAAGCGATTCCGGTCCGCGGCTGTTGCTTAAGAAAACCTCATAACCTGCTTTAACGACTTGTTTGGCAAAGGCTTGCCCGATTTCACCGGCACCAATAATTCCAATAGACATATAAATTCTCCTCTCAAATTTGGGTTTTGGTTTTCAAGCTTGGACCAAGAATCAGACTGTGGTTCCGCCGTCTACATTAATGGTTGCGCCGGTTACGAAGGCGGCTCCCGGTGTAGCCAGATAAGCTACCATGTCGGCGATTTCCGCGCCCGTACCGTAACGGCCGACCGGAATCATGCCGGAGACAACCGGGGCGTAAGGACCGTCGGCCGGATTCATATCGGTGTCGGTCGGTCCCGGCTGCACGTTGTTAACGGTAATGCCTTGCGGAGCCAGATCGCGTGCGAGGCCCCGGGTAAGTCCGGCGACAGCCGCCTTGGACATCACATAGAGGCTGTTGCCCGGAAACGGATTGAAGTCGGCGTTGATGCTGCCGATATTGACGATGCGTCCGCCTTCGCCCATTTGAGGAGCTGCCGCTTGCACTGCTGCGAACACGGCGCGGACGTTGACGGCAACCATGCGATCGAATTCTTCGATGGCAAATTGATCATAGGGCTTCAAGTTTGCGAGTCCGGCATTGTTAACCAGAATGTGAATGCCGCCAAAAGCTTTTACCGTTTCGGCAACGGCGCCTTTCACAGCGATGGCGTCTGCGCTGTCGGCGCGAAGGGCCAGCGCGCGTCCGCCGGACGCTTCAATTTCTTTTACCAATTCTTCCGCTTTTTGCTGCGCGCTGGCGTAGGTGAAAGCTACTGCCGCGCCGTCATTTGCCAGACGTTTTACGATGGCTGCTCCAATGCCTCGGGACCCTCCAGTTACCAGTGCCACTTTTCCAGATAAAGAATTTGTTGTTGTTGTCATCATAAAAACCTCCTCAAGTTTTTGTTTTGAAACGTTCGGTTCAAAACTATGTGCTAACTATAACCTTAGGGAAAATGAATTGTCAAGAGGGAAAATAAAAAAAGTGAGAAAATAAAAAAACATTCATCAAGGGAACGTGCATCCCCACCGATTGTTCAATGGGGGTATGTTCCAATGATGAATGTTTTTAGAGACAAGCAGGGGATAGTGGATATGACTGCTTATGATGGCCAAGCCTTCATCGTAAGCTCAATCACATCCTGTAATTCGTCGCGGGTTGAGCCATCCGCAGCCCGAATGGACATGCCTTCGGAGATGGTCATGATATAGCGGGCAAGCGCCGCCGGGTTAGAGCCGGCAGGCAGGTCGCCGGCAGACTCCGCTTGTTCAAAGCGATGGCGCAAAGCCATTTCCGTCTCCACCCGGCGCGACGTAAGCTCTTGGCGAATCATGTCCGCGTCTTCTCCGCAAGCAATGGCTCCGCGAATGGTCAGACAACCCTTCGGGTAAGAAGGATTTGTTACGAAGTCGGCAGTAACATTCAAGAGCTTTTCGACAACGGCGCGGGCCGTCGGCTCGTTAAAAGCCGCGCTTGTCAGCTTCGGCGGACCTTCAAAGTAAAGATCAAGCGCCTGGTTAAATAGTTGTTCCTTGCTGCCAAAAGTGGCATAGAGGCTTGACCGGTTAATCTTCATCGCTTCGGTTAAATCCGAAAGGGAGGCGCCTTCATAACCTTTTTCCCAAAACACCTGAAGCGCACTCTTCAACGCCTCGGTATTATCGAAGGTGCGCGGCCGTCCTGTTGCCATATGAATTCCTCCTTATTGGATGCGGATGGACTCCGCTTATCATTCTGGAACGTTCGGTACATATATGGAAAATATCATTTTGCATGATTGATGTCAAGTATTCCCGCCAGAGCGTGCTGTATGTAAGTAATGGCTGGCAAAAGCCGTGCAATTACTCTGCAA includes these proteins:
- a CDS encoding arsinothricin resistance N-acetyltransferase ArsN1 family A, with amino-acid sequence MESTVTIREAASKDIANILRIYNQGIEDRIATLETETKDTAYMEAWLQEHQGRYTVLVAERDSAVVGWAALNPYSHRCAYSGVADLSIYIERESRGQGVGSSLLQALEHTAKASSFYKIVLFTFPFNQMGQGLYRKMGYREVGVFEKQGVIDSKPIDVMIMEKML
- a CDS encoding MarR family winged helix-turn-helix transcriptional regulator, translated to MENARELFQIMTRRLGLLNKDCCSVGGSNLSLAQSHLLHEVERRNNPSMQQVAETLGTDVTTFSRQVQSLIKMDLVKKTPDPSDRRVFTLSLTEEGKRIAATIDQQMNSYLDEVFSYMTEFEKETVLRSVQLFNEAMGKSSRCCAPVTG
- a CDS encoding glycoside hydrolase family 13 protein, coding for MKEIQKKWWHKSVIYQIYPRSFYDSNGDGVGDLQGIIQKLDYVKLLGADVIWLSPVYDSPNVDNGYDISDYYSILSEFGTMEDMNKLLLESSKRGIKIIMDLVVNHTSDQHPWFIEAKKSKDNPYRNYYIWRDPVNGKEPNELKSNFGGSAWQFDETTNQYYLHFYSKEQPDLDWENKKMRSSIWDMINFWINKGIGGFRMDVIDLIGKDPDKQIKENGPKLHDYLQEMNRKTFGTKDLLTVGEAWGATTEDGKLYSDPKRKELSMIFQFEHIQLDKIPGKQRWDLKKLELNELKQVLSKWQYALNEEGWNSLFWNNHDLPRIVSRWGNDREYRVESAKMLATLLHGMKGTPYIYQGEEIGMTNAAFESIEDYMDIETQNIYKERKAAGFSEEDIMESLYMKARDNARTPMQWSNAKNAGFSSGKPWMKLNPNYPSVNVESALYDSDSVFYHYQKLIKIRKQNYTLIYGTYRLLDSEPNIYAYERILENKKLLIVCNFYEPEATFSYSPESHSAVNILISNYSHSSSDLKNITLRPYEAIIYEII
- a CDS encoding arsenite methyltransferase; amino-acid sequence: MNKLTHDQIRQKVRSRYQQVAVKKAEAPSSCSSAGSSSSCCGGPTDYDAISARLGYSNDELSAVPEGANLGLGCGNPQAIAELKASETVLDLGSGGGFDCFLASRQVGDSGKVIGVDMTPEMISRARNTADKGRFANTEFRLGEIEHLPLADQSVDVIISNCVINLSPDKQQVFHEAFRVLKPGGRLAISDVVATAELPPEITDNIDELYTGCISGASPIMNLESMLRQSGFTGISIEPKDESRTFIKDWVPGANVQDYLVSAVIKATKK
- a CDS encoding YfbR-like 5'-deoxynucleotidase, with product MGIHAYFRSLGGLERIIRCPGKFKFEEHSVAAHSWKVVQYAKTLADIEEQHGVKIDWKKLYEITSSHDYGEIFIGDIKTPVKHSSPQLRALMQQVEEGMVHHFIEENIPLEFKSIFYNQLREGKDDSVEGRILEVADKLDQVYEAFAELQKGNTEKEFITMYRSALMKIKDIPLHCVGYFLDRILPDLVNEETMSPVDIRRITEEALAN
- a CDS encoding DEAD/DEAH box helicase, translated to MQINIDSEGDMEVDCTCPAYEDYGCCKHAAATLIAINTLQQKGSTGGKHQNSAQSALFSAVPAQAPATGSKLVQAKTVAKPSYRQAEQFISLFNGTPVDMGKDINMISSGREQLQFEFIIKVQNTPSSIGLSLEMRMGLKRLYVVSKIKQFLECMEQRKPMYFTSQFTFDQEKQCINDADIEFLSVLVLMKNTEKIYKRTGVGYYSYPGTPDGRAMVISPLAWDKLKPLFSKVNAVLEGTGHPGARVELLNEAPPLSFSIGKGGTEGYALTVSGLDKLLLLPDHSCLISDGRIYNQDATNIDRIAQLQQNFSASKRMDLSPLQMEPLVQRVLPALRLMGTVKVKKEVKERIVEPELEPKLFLDYENGELTARVEFHYDAILINPLIKDQAFIENNNIILVRNLQLEDHIIDVMDQSSMRRKEELWAAGSESGIYEALYELIPLLEDSTAIFLTQAVQNLVQERKPYPKVSADLSEGLDWLNISFELEGLDEKEIIRVMQAIVEKKKYIRLRSGAFLSLEEEYFNDFRMVADHLNIGKKDLRAATIRFPSVHALQLPEREKSSKHLKWGKSLRLFLEQLKEPENMDFELPVHMASVLRDYQVRGFQWMKTLSRFRFGGILADDMGLGKTIQSIAYICSELAEISDQSRILIICPASLTYNWANEFARFAPEVRVLVAAGQKAERSELLEGMEEADVVITSYPLLRRDIELYSGKTFHALILDEAQAIKNAASQTAQAVKSITAARKFALTGTPIENSLDELGAIFSVVFPLLFSGRKAFKELPVERISAIVSPFILRRLKKEVLEELPDRIETVQRTELLDEQKKIYLAYLSKHREETEQDLQAEGFQKSRMKILAGITRLRQICCHPALFIENYEGGSGKLEQLLETVKECQASGKRMLVFSQFSSMLKLIRQSLEAAGILPFYLDGATPAGERVEMCRHFNEGEGDAFLISLKAGGTGLNLTGADTVILYDLWWNPAVEEQAIGRAHRMGQRSVVQVIRMVTEGSIEEKILELQQRKKDLIEEVIEAGENSVSRLSEQDIREMLYINGPVRWEC
- a CDS encoding AraC family transcriptional regulator, with protein sequence MKSSLKENSIHGTPSFPLHIYSKVRKTDYYVGYHWHEELEFIYVEEGEMEVTINSEIIYVSKGDFVFINSGDLHQVTSSGPSIHHAIVFHPQLLNFEYPDICQQAIIKPITSGALQFPCAIHLDKESKEELSGKLRNIIDIKKGENKLSSLRIKVILLQVIDLLYERKLFLENRLHTKVKQEKIKKVILYIEEHYNDKIFLEDLASLVGMNKNYFSKYFQIAVGKNPVTYINEYRCEKAARLLKNSELKVLEISLMVGFENFSYFIRKFREYKHYSPSQYRKMVYDN